The DNA window TGCATCAATTATGTTTGACTTTCCACAACCATTTGGACCAACAATGCCACACATTATTCCAGGGAAGTCTACTTGAATCGGATCAACGAAACTTTTAAATCCAGAGAGTTTTAAGCTTTTAAGTCTCATTTCGTTTTTTTATAGTATAGATGGTTACAAGGCCAATAGACAGAATTAAAACAATTAATGGAAGATAAATAAGCAAATTATTTTTACCAATTTCTTCATTCAAAATAATGTAATTTCCGTACCTTTCTCTCATCAGATCATAGATTTCTTTATCTGACTTCCCATTACTAATCAAATATGAAATTTCTTTTTTAAGATCTTTTGAAATTGGAGCATTTGAACTATTTATATTTCCATAATCACATTTAGGACATCTTATGTTTTCCGAAATTGTATCAAGACGTAAAATTTCTTCTTCTGTTAAATTGGAATAAAGTTTTTCAGCAAAAATAAGACTTGAACTAAGAAGAATTAAACTAAAAAAAACTTTCAAAGTCCCTCTCCCAAATTTTTCTATTCAGTTCTCCAACCCTATGACTTACAATTTTCCCATCGATTACTAAAAATGTTTCTGGTGCGCCAATTACGCCTAGTTTTAGCGAGTAATCACCACCTAAGTCAAAGATTGAATTATCGTAAGGATCTCCATTATCTTCCAAATATGAAATTGCATCACTGAGTTGGTCTTTGTAGTTAATACCAACAATTTTTAGATTGTTTTCTTCTGAGATTTTTTTTAAAAAAGGATGTTCTACTTTGCATGTAATACACCAACTAGCCCACACATTTAATAAAACTTTCCCTTTAAGCAACTCTTCTTGATCAAAAATTTCTTGATTTAAGTCGACTAGATTTTCAAATTCAGGCAAGTCCTTTCCAGTTTGATTATTAATCCTTGAGATTTCTGGTTTAGACAATGAATAAGAAAATAAATAAATCATGCCAATGATTAAAAAACTTACAAAAACAATAAAAATTCTATTCATTTGATCTTTTAATAATTCCATAAAGCATGGATAACATCAACAGGACAGAGGATAGCCAAATTGTCATAATTCCATACTTTATAGAAAAGGATAGTGTCCAGGAGCCATCAGAATATCTATCGCCTAAGACTATTAAATAATCCTTTAAAAAGCTTGGACTTATACCTGTTTCCGAAGTTATTTGTCCGCCTATCCTGTAAATTCTTCTTTCACTTTGTATCAAAGATTCATTTCCTTGATAATCAACCAAAAAATTAGCTTTAATTGAGTCAAAATTATCCTGATTCTCTAGCTCAATAGATTCAAATGAAACTGTTCTATCAAAAACTTGTATCCTCTCATTTGGTGCCAGTTTAAGATCAACATTTTTCGAATAAAAATGATTACAAAGAACACTAAAGGTTAATAATATTACTGAAAAGTGTCCTAATATTTTATGTGTTTCTCTATTACTCTTATCAAAAACAATTTTGTATCCGCCCCTTAAAATAAAAACTACGAGTATTAATCCTGTGAAGAGAATGCCAATATTTTTTACAAAACCATATATAAAAAATAATAATGGAACAATTAAAAATAATGAGACTAGAATCAAGCCTTTATTTCTCACCCCAAGAAAAATTTCGAATGAGAATATACTAATTAAAGCAATTACAAGAGGTGTAATTAAGTCTGAGAAATATTTGGGACCAACGCTCAGAGGTTGTTGATAAATTGATTCATAAAATAATGGATATAAAGTTCCAATAAATACAATTAAAAGAATTGTCATCATTATTAAATTATTCAAAAGAATTAAATATGTTCTTGAAAAAAGATTAGGCCATTTGCTGCTCAAATTATTTGTTTTAGCAAAGAAAGCTACAAAAGATATAAATGAAAACAATGAAAAGATACTTAATAAATAAATGCCACGTGTTGGATCGGCTGCAAATGTATGAACACTGTTAAGTACGCCTGATCTCACTATGAAAGAGCCCAAAATTGAAAGTAGAAAAGTCAAAATTCCTAAAAAAACCATCCAAGATAATAAAATTTTATTTCTGCTAAATATCAAAGAGTGGCTGAATGCTGTTCCAGCAAGCCATGGCATTAATGCAACGTTCTCAACAGGGTCCCAAAACCAATATCCGCCCCAACCCAGTTCGTAATAAGCCCATATAGAGCCTAGAAGTATGCCCAATGTAAGAGTAAACCATGAAATGCCGCCCCAAACTTTTAAGACATTAAAGAGTTTATTGTCAAATTTGGTAAACATCCCAGAAATAACAAGACTAAAGGTGATTGCGTATAAAACGTAACCAGTAAATAAGATAGGAGGATGAATAATTAGCAATGGATCTTGTAAAAGTGGATTTAAGTCAACCCCATTTGGTGGAGGATTTGCAATCTTGAGGAATGGGTTTGATGTAAAAATCACAAAAAGTAGATATAAAAAAATTATCCCAGCAACAATTTGGTTAGAAATATTAATAAAAGGTTTGCCAATATTTGTTAGGTTATTTATGAACATTGCCAAAGATAAAATCAAAGTCATTAATAAAAATGAACCCTCGTGAGCAGACCAGGAAGCAGAAAACTTATAGAAAGTTGGAAGAAAGATATTTGAATTACTGGCTACATATAAAAATGCAAAATTATCAATTAAAAATTGTGTGATCAAATAGATAAATGATGTAAACAGAGCAAATAAATTAAATGAAATTAAATTATTATTAAAATTAACAATTCTTTTAAAAATAGATGAAAGAAGTACAAGAAAAATAGAAAAACAAGCTAGAGAAAGCAAAATATTTCCCAATAAATCAAAACTTATATTAATCATTATTATTTAGTTCGACTGGAGAATAGTTTTCATCATGTTTGGCTAAAATTTCTTTTGCTACAAATATTTCTTCGTTAGTATCAAAATAACCTAAAGCAACTACTCCACTGTTTTCTTTAAACAAATTTGGAAGAACGCCTCTAAATGTTACTAGTGTCTCATTGTCATAATCAGTTACGTAAAATTTTGTGTTCAAACCCTCTTTTTGAACACTATTCACTTTTACCATTCCACCTAATTTAAATGTATTTAAATTTTCATATCCCTTTTCAATTGCTTGTGTTGGTGTCAGATAGAAATTAATATTTGATTGAAGCGCCTTTAAAACAAAGAATGTAATCATTCCCAAAGCGCTTAATGTTACTAGTATTACCCCAAGCCTATTTAATCTGTTTTGTCTAATCATCTGAACGTTCAATAAAATATTTTTTTTGTTTAGCATATTTGTCATGTGCCAACCAATAACTTAAAAGTATAAAAAATAAAAAAACTAAGTAGGAAATGTAAACCAACATTAAATTATCCATTGATCTCTCCTTGTAACCGCTTTGATTGCCTTGTTCTAAGCAATATTTCAGACTGAATATTTCTTGCAAAAATAGCATACGATAAAAACAATAATGAAATCACCATTAAAATTAGAATTGTAAGAAATTCTCCAGCAATAGTACTGCCTGATGAAGTTATGCTGGGTCCTTGATGTAAAGTATTCCACCAATTAACTGAGAATTTAATTATTGGGATATTAATTGCCCCTATTATTGCAAAGATACTAATCACAGTATCTGAAGTCGATATAGAATTAAAAGATGTTCTAAGGACGTACAATCCTATATATTGAAGCAAAAGTATAAAAGTTGACGTAATTCTTGCGTCCCAAACCCAATAAGTTCCCCATGTTGGCTTTCCCCACAATGAGCCTGTAATTAAAACTAACAATGTTACAGCAATTCCTATAGGCACAGCAGAATTCAGATAGATTGTAGAAATTTTTGTTTTCCAAACAAGAAAAATCAAACCGCAATTTGCCAGAAAAAGATAAATTAGCTCAGAAAGTATTGCAGAAGGAACATGTATATAAATGATCCTATAAACCTCATCTTGCTGTACATCAGCTGAGGCAATAAATAGAGCTTGAAATGCGCCAAAAGCAAATAGCACTAAACCGATTAATAACGATGGAAAAGACGTAACTTCACAAAATTTATACACCTTTTCAAGCATTAAATATTTGGCAACATATTTATACATTATCTTGATTGAATCCTTAGTACTTTCAGAGTAATTAGATTGCAGAATACGTCTGAAAAAATGAAATACGCAATCATTAGATAGATGCTTGAGCCCCAATTATAGTTTGTAAGTAAAACGTCATTAGAGATTATGAAATAAGGTATAAGTAAGGGCATTATCACAAGGGCATTTAGAGCATTATTTCTTTTAAGAGAAACAGCGCTTCCAAGATAAAAAAAGTTTTTAAGTGTTATCAAAAAAAGCAGATATGAAAAAACAAACTTTTCAATACTGATTTCTTCAAATACTTCACTATTTACACCTATGTAAAGCATTGAAATTAAAACCATTGGTAAAAAGACCAATATTATTTGAGTTAAACTTTTTCCTATTAAATAAAATTCAAGATCATTTGTTTCACAAATTTTTTTCTCAATAAAACCACTTTTGTAATCATCAAGATATGTGCTCTCCGACATTAAGAAAACTGTAAAAAGACTTGCTATAAAAACATTTGAAAACCCTAACAAGTAGTTTGAATCTATGATCGTAAAAATTACAAAAATAATACTAAAAATTGAGATTGGCATATAAATATTTTTTGGAATACCCCAAAAAATTAAAAATTCTCTTCTTACGTTTTTAACTAGTCTTTTCATCTAAATTTACTTTTTTAGTATCAGGTATTTCAGTCTGATGATTGGTCAAAAGAATGGTTCCACCACTACGTATATGTTGTTTAAAAGCTTTCACTAAAAAATCATAGGAAACAGCATCTAAGCCAGCAAAAGGTTCATCCAATACCCATATTTTCTTTTTTGCTTGAAGTAATTTAGCAATAGCAAACTTTCTTTTTTCACCAAAGGAAAGATTGGCACACAGCTCGTCATATAGTTCTTTAATCTCAAAATTTTTTGCAATATCGCTATCAAGGGCAAGATCTTCAAGTTCAAAATTTCGTCTGATTGAAAGTTCTTCAACTAAAGAATTTTTATGGCCTAGATAATCTATATGTTCTTTAAAATTATCTCTATATTCACAAGCTTTTGAAGGAATTAATTTACAAAATATCTTTAGTAAAGTAGATTTACCCGAGCCATTTGAACCTCTAATTTCAATGAAATCATTTTTTTCAATTTCCATTGAAAAGTTATTTAGAATTACATTCCCATCTATTGCATAGGACAAGTTTTTAATTGAACAAATTGTTGTCATTTTATAAATATTGATGATGCAGAAATTCTATGCATAAAGCTTGTAATAAGCTTTATGGGGCTTTTATTAATGAAATCAATTACTTTAATAACTTGCCACCAAATTGAATTTAATTTTCATATAATAGTATTTTATCAATGCTTAGGAAAATGTTATGAGATTATTAATAATTTTATTTTGCTCGAATTTTATATTTTCAGACTCGTACTTCCCAAATGAAACTTGGGAAAAGAAAAGCGCATCTGAATTAGGTTTAAGTGAAGAAAAAGTTAACTTACTAATTGAAAAGTCCTTTGAGGATAAGGCCACAATGGGTGCAGTGATTATAAAGGATGGATATATTGTTTCTGAAAAATATGCCAGAGGCTTTAATGAAAATTCATATGGAACTTCTTGGTCTACTGCCAAAAGTTTCTATGCTGCACTGATCGGAATCTCTTTAGATAAAGGAGAGATAAAAAGCCTAGATGAGCCAGTTGCAAATTATGTTGATTCATATAACAGTCAATCAAAAAAAGATATCACAATAAGAGAAATTCTGAATATGACTAGTGGACTTGAATTCCCAAGTCATGAACACGAGATGATGTTTTTTGAAGAGGATCATCTTAAGTATGCATTAGAAGTTGAGGTTGAAAACCCTCCTGGAGAAAAGTTTCAATATAACAATGTTAATTCAATGCTTATTGGAGAAATATTAAAGGGAGCAACTGGGAAAACAGCCAAACAATTAATTGAAGAAAGAATATTTAGCAAAATTGGTATAAAAAATTACACAGCTTGGGAAGATGCTGCGGGAAATACTATGACTTATTGTTGCTTAGATATGTCAGCGAGAGATTATTCTAAGTTTGGCTTGCTTTTTTCTAGAGATGGAAACTGGGATGGAGAGCAAGTTGTCTCAAAAAGTTATGTTGATGAATCTCTGCAATTGTATTGGGGCAAGACACCGAGCATGGGATGGACCCATAGCGATACAAGAGGATATAGTTTGCAATGGTGGATCTCTAAATATGATGATGAAGCACAAATCTACAACACCAGTGGTAAATTTGGTCAATTTGTCTTTATCGATAAAGAAAGAGATATCATTTTCACAAGAATTACGAAGTATTACCCAAGTGGTGGAGAAGTACAAAAATTTGGTCCTTTAACTTATCTTAAGTTTCTTGGCAGTGTAAACGCAGCATTAAATGTATCAAGATTTCTTTATGACATTGGTTTAATAAATTTTGAGGACGGTAATGTTCAAACACCTTACACCCTAGCAGAAGGTGAATCAAAAGAATTCTATGAAAATTATGTAGATATCGTAGATCTCATGGCAGACCTTGAAAATGTTGAAAAATAAATTTCTTTATTTATTAATTTTTTCCACAACCTTATTAGGGCAAGAAATTAATAAAGAAACTTTATCTCAACTAGAAGAGATGATAATGAGTGATCCTGCAACTCAAGCTCTTATTGTTTCTCATAAAGGCGAAATAGTTCTGGAAAGCTATGGAGAAGAAGATTCAAGGGAAGATTTTGTTACCTCCCAATCAATTGCAAAGGCATTCTATGCATCTTTGTTTGGTGTGGCAATTAAAAAGGGGTTAATTGAAAGTCTAGATGAGCCCATTAAAAATTATTTATCTGAATGGGAAAATGATGAAAGAGGCAATATAACTATTAGAAACCTTCTAGAAATGAAATCTGGACTTTACCGAACAGAGTCTTGGAATGAAGAAATGTTTCTTTCCAGGGACAACTTAGCATTTGCATTAGAAGTTGAGCTAGAAGACAAGCCCGGAGATATATACAAATACAATAACGTAAATACTGCTCTTCTTGGGCCTGTTATAGAGGAAATATTTGATGCAGCGCCTCATGATGTTTTAGTAAATGAGATCTTAAATCCCTTAGGTATTAGTGAATACGGCTTGTGGAAAGACCATGCTTTAAGAGACGTTACTTTTCATGGGATTGATATGACTCCAAGAGATTTTATTAAGTTTGGTGAATTAATAGCTCAAGATGGAAGCTGGGACGATAAACAACTTATTGATAAAAATTATGTTATCAATTCGACGCAGCCTATATCTAAGGGGGATGGCGAGTATTATGGTATGCACTGGGCTGTGAGAAAAATTGCTGATGATAAGAAATTATTATGCATGGAAGGATTTAATGGCCAATATCTCTTTGTAATTCCTGAGCATGATTTAGTTGTAGTTAAATTCACTAAATATTCGCACAACAGAGATAATGGATATGTTATTAGCTTTGGCCCCCTAGATTATCTTTTATGGCTTCCCTTTTCATGGTTAAAAGCTATTGGAGAAGCATTTGCTGGCGAAGAAGAAGAAACTTCTACAGAGAGTGATGATGGTGGTATTAATATGCCAGCGACAATGTCACAAAAAGATAAATTCAATTGTCCAAATACTTCAACTGATAAGTGTCCACCAGTTCAAAGAATTCAAAATTTAGTTTTTGGTTTAACTGAGGCTAATCCCAACTAAGAATTACTTTCCCAGCTTTTCCTTCATTTAAGAGATCGAAAGCTTTTTTATAATCTTCAAATTTAAATCTATGAGTAATTATTTCTTCGATTTTTAGACCAGAGTCAATCAAAGCTAAACCCTTATACCAGGTTTCATATATTTCTCTCCCATAGATAGCTTTTAAATTTAAAGCTTTAAATATTATTTTGTTGAGATCAATTTTTATCTCCTTGCTTGGTATGCCAAGAAGAGCAACTTTTCCACCCATAATCATATTGTCTACCATATCTCTTAATGCAAATTCAGATCCTGACATTTCAAGACCTATATCAAAACCCTCCTTTAACCCCATATCCTTCATCTTTTCTGAGATTGATGAGTTTGTTGGATTCAATAACTCAGCTGAGCAAACTTTTTTTGCTAATTCCAATCTATGATCGTTTACGTCAGTAAGCAGAATTCTTCTTGCACCTACATGTTCAGCAATAGCTGCAGACATTATTCCAATTGGGCCTGCACCAGTGATAAGCACATCTTCACCAACAAGATCAAACGATAAAGTAGCATGAACAGCATTTCCAAAAGGATCTAAGATTGCTCCTACTTCATCACTGACAGAATCAGGAAGTGGAACAACATTTGATTCAGGAACTTTGACATACTCAGCAAAAGCACCGTCAGTATCTACTCCTAAATTTACTGTATCTGGATCAAGATGAAGTTTTCCTGCACGAGCATTTCGACTTTTTGTACCAGTTATGTGCGATTCAACAGAAACCCTGTCTCCTATTTTAAAATTTTTTATTTTTTTACCAACTTCCTCAATCACACCCATAAACTCATGGCCAACTGTCATTGGGGGTTTGATTTTTTCTTGAGCCCAACTATCCCAATTCCAAATGTGTAAATCGGTGCCGCATATTGCTGCTTTTTTTACCTTAATTAGGATTTCGTTATCTTTAGGACTTGGTTTTTCTTTCTCTTTAAGAGTGAGTCCAACTGCTGGCTCATTTTTTACTAAACACTTCATAATAAATTAAGCTCCTCGCCCACTTTTTTAAATGTGTCTATTACTTTATCCAATTCTTCTTTTGTGTGCTCACTATTAATTTGAAGTCTTATTCTTGCTTTATTTTTTGGTACTACAGGATAGAAAAATCCGACTGCATAAATGCCATTTTCTAAAAGTTTTTTTGACATGTGTTGAGCAACTTTTGCGTCACCAAGCATTACAGGCACAATTGGATGATCAGTGCCTAGTATTTCAAAACCTAGTTTTTTCATTTCTCCTCTGAAATATTTAGAATTTTCATAGATGCGTTGCCTTCTATCTGGTTCGCCTTCTACAATTTCTAGAGCTTTCATTGTTGCTGAGACAATTGACGGTGATAAGGCATTTGAAAAAAGATAAGGTCTCGATTTCTGTTTTAGCAGTTCAACCACACTTTTATTTGCACAAACAAAACCACCAGAAGCACCACCTAATGCCTTTCCAAGTGTTCCAGTGAGAATATCGACTCCATCTTTTATACCGAAATGTTCGGATGTCCCTCTGCCATTGCTGCCAACAAAACCTGTTGCATGACAGTCATCAATCATGACAAGTGCTTCGTATTCATTTGCCAAAGAACATATTTCATCAAGTTTTGCGTAAGTTCCGTCCATAGAAAAAACACCATCACTCACAATAATTTTATGTCTTGCCCCCTGCTCTTTTGCCTCCTCTAAACACCGCTTCAGATCAGGCATATTACTGTGTTCGTATCTAAAACGTTTTGCTTTGCACAACCTTATCCCATCAATTATTGAAGCATGATTCAAGGCGTCACTAATAATGGCATCATTTTCATCAAAAAGTGGCTCAAATAAACCTCCATTTGCGTCAAAACATGCCACATATAGTATGCAATCCTCATACCCAAGAAAGCTGCTTAGCTTTTCTTCTAGCTGTCTATGTTTATCATTCGTACCGCAAATAAAACGCACAGAAGCCATGCCAAAACCATCTTTTTCTACGGATTCACTTGCAGCTCTCTTTACGTCTAAATTATTAGCTAGTCCCAGGTAGTCATTGGCACAAAAGTTAAGAACACTACTTCCATTTGCAAGTTCGACTCTTGTTTTTTGGGGAGAGGCAATAAATCTTTCCTCTTTGAAAAGACCTTCTTCTCTAATCTTTTCTAATTCATTTTCTAATGAAGCATAAAAACTTTTTTTCACAAAGAGATTATAATAAAAAAACTAAAAATCTGTTTATGGAAAGAAGAACAAAAATAATCTCAACAGTTGGACCAAAAACAAATACAGAATCCTTTATTTCAAAATTATGTGTGGCGGGAACTAATGTCATCAGAATTAACATGTCTCATGCCAGTCATGCCGAATTAGAAAAAATTATTACAATTGTAAAAAGAATCAATAAATCCAAAATCTGCTCTGTTGGCATAATGATTGATACCCAAGGTCCTGAAATAAGAACAGCTCCTATTACGAAGAGCATTCAACTTATAAAGGGTGAAGTTGTTCACTTGACTCCAAAAGCACTTAAAGGGGCTAAGTACATTATTGTTGATAACTTGAAACAAGTTAAAGGGCTGAAAAAAGGAGGTAAAGTCTCCTTAGATAACGGAGCTATTGATCTAAAAATTAGAAATATAGATAAAGATAAAAATGTGAAATGTGAAGTTTTAGATTCTGGTGAAATAGGAAGCAGAAAGCACGTAAATTTTCCTGGAGCGAAAGTAACTCTTCCATCTCTTACAGATAAAGATAAAAAAGATATTAAATATGCAATTTCTAAAGGGGTTGATTTTATTGCCTTATCTTTTTGTAGATCAAAGAAAGATTTAAATGAATTAAAGAAATTTTTGGGGAAGAAAGTTTCTGATGTAGAAATTTTTGTCAAAATAGAGGACCAAGAAGGCCTTTCAAATCTTGAAGAAGTGATTGAAAACTCAGATGGTGTCATGGTGGCAAGGGGAGATTTAGGCATTGAAACAGACATTACAAACTTGCCTTATATCCAAAGAAATATTATTAAAATTGCCTCTTCGAAAGGTAAAAAATCAATTGTTGCAACTCAATTACTAGAATCAATGATTGATAGCCCTCATCCTTCAAGAGCAGAGGTCTCAGATGTGGCAAATGCTGTTTATGAGGGCACAGATGCATTAATGCTTTCAGGAGAAACAAGTATTGGCAAATATCCAGTAGAGTGTGTGAAATACATTGATCAGGTTGCAAGGAATGCTGAACGTTCAGAAACATTGCACTTTGAAAATAATTTCAAACAACAAACCGATTGGCATAAACTGGCGGCAACCTCTGTAAAATTAGCAAGTAAAATTGATGCGGATGCAATTGTTGTTTTAACAAGAAGTGGCTTTACAGCAAATTTAATCTCTCGAGCCAAACCAACTGTACCTGTTTTTGCCTTTAGTAATCGTCTTGAAACTCAATCAAAACTTTCAATATCATCTTCTACTCAAAATTTGTTTCTAAAATTTACTAAAGACCATGAAAAAACTATCAATTCAGCTTTTGAAGTCCTAAAAAAACATTACAAAATGAGGGGAAGAAAAAAGTTTGTGGTAATTTCAGGTGTATTTTCTGATATATATGCTGATGCTATACAAATACGTTCATTTGGATAATGTTATTTAAAAATTTAAACGCTGCTCCACCGTTTCAGTTATTTGAAAGCTATTACGTCAAAGCTGAAGAAAATGGGCAACCACATGTTGAGGCAGGATGTGTGAGTTCCGTTGATGCTAATGGGCAACCACATGCGCGATACGTAAATTTTAAATATTTTTTTGAAGATCATTTAATTTTCTTTTCAAACTATAAAAGTGATAAAGCCAAGCAATTTGAAAATAATGCTTTGGTGGCAATCAATTTCTGGTGGCCTAATACTGATACTCAAATAAGAATTGAAGGCGAAATATCAAAATGCTCAGAAAAATTTTCAGATCAACATTTTCAAGAAAGAGAAATAGGTAAAAATATTTCGGCAATCGCCTCAAACCAATCTGAAGAGATTGAATCCTATGAAATTCTGAGGGAAAAATATGATGCAATAAAAGCTAAAGTTGATGCTGGAGAGATTCAAGAAAATAGACCTTCAGACTGGGGTGGTTTCCAGGTCAAAATAAATTACTTTGAATTCTGGGAAGCATTTGAAGATAGATTAAATTACAGAGAATGTTATAAAAAAGAATCTGATTCTTGGCGAAAATTTTTCTTGCAATCTTAGGCTGCTGTAAAAGACTGGCGGAGAGAGAGGGATTCGAACCCTCGATACGGAAACCGTATAACACCTTAGCAGGGTGCCGCTTTCGACCACTCAGCCACCTCTCCGGACCTCTAATAATACAAATTATTTGGTATTTAGTCTCTGCCTTCGGTTAGCCTTCTTAATTTAAGAAGATCTACGCTTGTGTACTCACTGCAAAAATCGAAGGGAGGATCTCCTCTCATCTCCTCCACAAAGTTCATTTCTGCAATCCAACCGATTAAGCATCTTTCTTTTAACTCAAGTGTTGAATCAGACTCTAAGGTTTTGAGCATTACATCTGCATCGACTGGATCGTAAACCATTTGTATGTATTCAGGACTATCAAGCCTCAAATAATTTTGGTTTTGTATTCTAAATTTATTCCACCTATGGTCCTGCACAAATGTATTAGGATCACCATACTTAGCAATATTTGCCCAATACTGCATCATTAAGTTGCTTAAATACTCTCGACCCTCTTTAGATTCATTTGGGAAAACTAAAGGTCTTGCGTAAGCTGGCACTAAAGAATAGTCACCAGAAATAAATGGTATCTCCAAGCCATGTGCTGCGCCTAAAAAGAGTGGGTAATCACCTAATATAGTCGAAGCCTCTTCATCCCAATCAAATCTGAAAGAATATAAGTTCTGATTTGATTTAGACATTCTTCTTAGAGGTTCTTCTGCTCCTGTGAAACGCCAAATATTACTTCGATACTTAATCCAACTTTTAAGGTTTTCTTCACTTCTCTTAAGATTACGTCCTAAATTTAGGGCTGTTTGATAAAAATATTTCGATCTCAAATACCAAAGATTTAATTCATCTTTATTTGTACCTGCAACAACTACTACTGAAGGATCGACATCCTCAAGTGCTTTATAAATCCCCTCTTTTGGTATAACAATATCATCTCTTATACTGATTGGAGATATCGAATAAAGATGACTTTCATCTGCTTGCTTGTATCTTTGAAAAACCTCTTTGATTGGCATATCTCTAAGATAATCGGCAATTTGCTGGTCTTCAGTTAAAAATCTTATATCGTCCTGGAAAACCTTTGCTGATGAAAGTTCAGATTCTTCCGAGGCAAACTGTTCAGAAAAAGATGATACATAGCCAGACTGCGAAATTGCTTTATGAAATAAGCCCCTAGCTTTTTTAGCTGCCAATAAGACTAATACATTATGTCCACCGGCAGACTCTCCAAAAATAGTAACGTTTGTAGGGTCACCACCAAAACTATTACCATTTTCTTGCACCCATTCTAGTGC is part of the SAR86 cluster bacterium genome and encodes:
- the tdh gene encoding L-threonine 3-dehydrogenase, translating into MKCLVKNEPAVGLTLKEKEKPSPKDNEILIKVKKAAICGTDLHIWNWDSWAQEKIKPPMTVGHEFMGVIEEVGKKIKNFKIGDRVSVESHITGTKSRNARAGKLHLDPDTVNLGVDTDGAFAEYVKVPESNVVPLPDSVSDEVGAILDPFGNAVHATLSFDLVGEDVLITGAGPIGIMSAAIAEHVGARRILLTDVNDHRLELAKKVCSAELLNPTNSSISEKMKDMGLKEGFDIGLEMSGSEFALRDMVDNMIMGGKVALLGIPSKEIKIDLNKIIFKALNLKAIYGREIYETWYKGLALIDSGLKIEEIITHRFKFEDYKKAFDLLNEGKAGKVILSWD
- a CDS encoding beta-lactamase family protein, which translates into the protein MLKNKFLYLLIFSTTLLGQEINKETLSQLEEMIMSDPATQALIVSHKGEIVLESYGEEDSREDFVTSQSIAKAFYASLFGVAIKKGLIESLDEPIKNYLSEWENDERGNITIRNLLEMKSGLYRTESWNEEMFLSRDNLAFALEVELEDKPGDIYKYNNVNTALLGPVIEEIFDAAPHDVLVNEILNPLGISEYGLWKDHALRDVTFHGIDMTPRDFIKFGELIAQDGSWDDKQLIDKNYVINSTQPISKGDGEYYGMHWAVRKIADDKKLLCMEGFNGQYLFVIPEHDLVVVKFTKYSHNRDNGYVISFGPLDYLLWLPFSWLKAIGEAFAGEEEETSTESDDGGINMPATMSQKDKFNCPNTSTDKCPPVQRIQNLVFGLTEANPN
- a CDS encoding pyridoxal 5'-phosphate synthase — protein: MLFKNLNAAPPFQLFESYYVKAEENGQPHVEAGCVSSVDANGQPHARYVNFKYFFEDHLIFFSNYKSDKAKQFENNALVAINFWWPNTDTQIRIEGEISKCSEKFSDQHFQEREIGKNISAIASNQSEEIESYEILREKYDAIKAKVDAGEIQENRPSDWGGFQVKINYFEFWEAFEDRLNYRECYKKESDSWRKFFLQS
- a CDS encoding glycine C-acetyltransferase, yielding MKKSFYASLENELEKIREEGLFKEERFIASPQKTRVELANGSSVLNFCANDYLGLANNLDVKRAASESVEKDGFGMASVRFICGTNDKHRQLEEKLSSFLGYEDCILYVACFDANGGLFEPLFDENDAIISDALNHASIIDGIRLCKAKRFRYEHSNMPDLKRCLEEAKEQGARHKIIVSDGVFSMDGTYAKLDEICSLANEYEALVMIDDCHATGFVGSNGRGTSEHFGIKDGVDILTGTLGKALGGASGGFVCANKSVVELLKQKSRPYLFSNALSPSIVSATMKALEIVEGEPDRRQRIYENSKYFRGEMKKLGFEILGTDHPIVPVMLGDAKVAQHMSKKLLENGIYAVGFFYPVVPKNKARIRLQINSEHTKEELDKVIDTFKKVGEELNLL
- the pyk gene encoding pyruvate kinase, which gives rise to MERRTKIISTVGPKTNTESFISKLCVAGTNVIRINMSHASHAELEKIITIVKRINKSKICSVGIMIDTQGPEIRTAPITKSIQLIKGEVVHLTPKALKGAKYIIVDNLKQVKGLKKGGKVSLDNGAIDLKIRNIDKDKNVKCEVLDSGEIGSRKHVNFPGAKVTLPSLTDKDKKDIKYAISKGVDFIALSFCRSKKDLNELKKFLGKKVSDVEIFVKIEDQEGLSNLEEVIENSDGVMVARGDLGIETDITNLPYIQRNIIKIASSKGKKSIVATQLLESMIDSPHPSRAEVSDVANAVYEGTDALMLSGETSIGKYPVECVKYIDQVARNAERSETLHFENNFKQQTDWHKLAATSVKLASKIDADAIVVLTRSGFTANLISRAKPTVPVFAFSNRLETQSKLSISSSTQNLFLKFTKDHEKTINSAFEVLKKHYKMRGRKKFVVISGVFSDIYADAIQIRSFG
- a CDS encoding carboxylesterase family protein; translation: MRKLFLSTITIFILIACSSAPTKKEEIKTVKVNAAIGEIEGLIEEDVYLFKGIPFAQPPVGELRWKAPRKLAPVSETIKAFSHKSKCTQPKENEFILDRGVTEGGEDCLYLNIFVPKGNVDISKNNYPIMFWIHGGSNIWGTGNSYDFSKLAESQKVVVITINYRLGPMGWFSSSHLRNTSEGDDQSSNFGHLDIIAALEWVQENGNSFGGDPTNVTIFGESAGGHNVLVLLAAKKARGLFHKAISQSGYVSSFSEQFASEESELSSAKVFQDDIRFLTEDQQIADYLRDMPIKEVFQRYKQADESHLYSISPISIRDDIVIPKEGIYKALEDVDPSVVVVAGTNKDELNLWYLRSKYFYQTALNLGRNLKRSEENLKSWIKYRSNIWRFTGAEEPLRRMSKSNQNLYSFRFDWDEEASTILGDYPLFLGAAHGLEIPFISGDYSLVPAYARPLVFPNESKEGREYLSNLMMQYWANIAKYGDPNTFVQDHRWNKFRIQNQNYLRLDSPEYIQMVYDPVDADVMLKTLESDSTLELKERCLIGWIAEMNFVEEMRGDPPFDFCSEYTSVDLLKLRRLTEGRD